One genomic window of Citrobacter sp. Marseille-Q6884 includes the following:
- the foxA gene encoding ferrioxamine B receptor FoxA, whose product MFAKTRLALLVGWVTGSVAFPLLAQETAKNDTVVVTSQMQSGATKLATPDIETPQSVSIITREQFEEQGATSVRQAVSYTPGVYSNQIGASNRFDYIVLRGFSDGSLDNVYLDGLKMMGDTNSHSSLVVDPWFLEDIEVVRGPASVLYGRSSPGGIVALTSRKPSFDAGGEVKLFAGNNNQRGAAFDVTGALDDNDRVAARLSGMTRYADSQFGPLKEERYALMPSLTWRITDQTRLDLMAYLHRDPEGGSHSGLPYDGTVVPHYGQKISNTFFEGEDDYDKYDRRENMVGYNIEHLFDSGWSVRQKLRYLHTDVELNQVYAAGWLNATELNRGYSGSDEKMSAITLDNQLDGSIDTWQVNHRLLVGIDYQDRSNNTTGYYGAFPPIDAFNPVYGAKPDYINMYAREKHKLRQTGYYLQDQMSWDRWRITLGGRYDQVSVSNINKINDSRSDLDKNNVSTRAALLYLFDNGFAPYVSYSTAFTPTSFADENGNLLEPMEGKQWEAGLKYEPEGLNSQFSASVFRINQTNIATKEEPTDPYRSIGEIESEGVELEAISQLTDNFRLQAAYTYTDIRYKKSSPEEQGKRAVYAPRNQASTWLSFDVKSGPLDGLTLGSGVRYVNGITSDRLNTHTLPSYTLVDMAVGYDLTKIGLKGLSAQLNVNNLTDKRYVAACNSLTYCYFGAERSIVGSVSWAF is encoded by the coding sequence ATGTTCGCTAAGACTCGGTTAGCGCTGCTGGTGGGATGGGTGACAGGTAGTGTGGCTTTTCCTCTGCTGGCACAGGAAACCGCGAAAAACGACACGGTGGTGGTCACGTCACAAATGCAGAGCGGTGCCACCAAACTGGCTACGCCGGATATTGAAACCCCGCAGTCGGTATCCATCATTACCCGTGAACAATTTGAAGAGCAGGGCGCAACCAGCGTGCGTCAGGCCGTCAGCTATACGCCAGGGGTTTACAGCAACCAGATTGGCGCCTCTAACCGCTTTGATTACATCGTGTTGCGTGGTTTCTCTGATGGCAGCCTTGATAACGTCTATCTCGACGGACTGAAGATGATGGGCGACACCAACTCACACAGCTCGCTGGTGGTTGATCCCTGGTTCCTTGAGGATATCGAAGTGGTGCGTGGCCCGGCTTCCGTGCTCTATGGTCGCTCTTCTCCGGGGGGGATTGTCGCATTGACATCGCGTAAGCCGTCGTTTGATGCAGGCGGGGAGGTGAAGCTGTTTGCCGGGAATAACAATCAGCGCGGTGCGGCGTTTGATGTGACCGGCGCACTGGATGATAACGATCGTGTGGCGGCGCGTTTGAGCGGGATGACGCGCTATGCAGACTCGCAGTTTGGTCCCTTGAAGGAAGAACGCTACGCGCTGATGCCAAGCCTGACCTGGCGCATCACCGATCAAACCCGCCTTGACCTGATGGCTTATTTGCACCGTGACCCGGAAGGCGGCAGTCACTCCGGCTTACCGTATGACGGCACGGTGGTTCCTCACTATGGACAAAAGATTTCGAATACCTTCTTTGAAGGCGAGGATGACTACGACAAATACGATCGCCGCGAGAACATGGTGGGCTACAACATTGAGCACCTGTTTGACAGCGGCTGGTCGGTCAGACAAAAACTGCGCTATTTGCATACCGACGTTGAACTGAACCAGGTCTATGCCGCGGGTTGGCTGAATGCAACCGAGCTAAACCGCGGTTATTCCGGCTCCGATGAGAAAATGTCGGCCATTACGCTGGATAACCAGCTTGATGGTAGCATTGATACCTGGCAGGTAAACCATCGCCTGCTGGTGGGCATTGATTATCAGGATCGCAGCAATAACACCACCGGTTACTACGGCGCGTTCCCGCCTATCGATGCCTTTAACCCGGTGTATGGCGCGAAGCCGGATTACATCAACATGTATGCACGTGAGAAGCACAAGCTGCGTCAGACGGGTTACTACTTGCAGGATCAGATGTCATGGGATCGTTGGCGCATCACACTGGGCGGTCGCTACGATCAGGTTAGTGTGTCTAACATTAATAAGATCAACGACTCACGCAGCGATCTGGATAAAAACAACGTGAGTACCCGTGCCGCGCTGCTCTATCTGTTTGATAACGGTTTTGCACCGTATGTGAGCTATTCCACCGCCTTCACGCCGACCAGCTTCGCTGACGAAAATGGCAACCTGCTGGAGCCAATGGAAGGTAAGCAGTGGGAAGCCGGGCTTAAGTATGAGCCGGAAGGATTGAACAGCCAGTTCAGTGCGTCGGTGTTCCGCATCAATCAGACCAATATTGCCACCAAAGAAGAGCCGACCGATCCGTATCGCTCGATTGGAGAAATTGAATCTGAAGGTGTGGAGCTGGAAGCCATCAGCCAACTGACGGATAACTTCCGTCTGCAGGCGGCCTATACCTACACAGACATTCGCTATAAGAAAAGCAGCCCGGAAGAGCAGGGGAAGCGTGCCGTTTATGCGCCGCGTAATCAGGCCAGCACCTGGCTGAGTTTTGATGTGAAAAGCGGTCCGCTGGACGGCCTGACGCTGGGGTCTGGCGTACGTTACGTCAACGGTATTACCAGCGATCGTCTGAACACCCATACGCTGCCGTCATATACGTTGGTGGACATGGCGGTGGGTTATGACTTAACGAAGATTGGCCTTAAGGGATTAAGCGCGCAATTGAATGTGAACAACCTGACCGATAAACGCTATGTGGCGGCCTGTAACTCGCTGACGTACTGCTACTTTGGCGCTGAACGCAGCATTGTTGGCAGCGTGTCCTGGGCATTCTGA
- a CDS encoding HlyD family type I secretion periplasmic adaptor subunit: MRTGNKLNRLMKWLFGDKSASTFSANEVNKALIDDSPRVVRITVWAILAFFMAMIIWASLANIDEVTRGDGRAIPSSRLQKVQNLEGGIVSEVFVHEGEMVKAGAPLLRLDDTRFRSNAGESEADRLALDARIQRLTAQLADKETLTLSAEITQKSPDIANGEMELFTSMKQRIQSELGGLNEQLVQKKQELLDYQAKASQTRRSLGLLQQEISMSEPLVAKGAISKVEILRLRRSEVDTRGQLESVTLAIPRAEAAIKEIENKMGETRDRYRSEALSQLNEARTELSKTEATGKAIEDRVNRTLVTSPVRGIVQQMMVNTIGGVIQPGSDLVEIVPLDDTLLIETKIRPQDIAFLHPGQEAMVKFTAYDYTIYGGLKAKLEQISPDTVTDKEGKSYYIVRLRTDKNHLGSDEKPLLIIPGMVATVDIITGRKTILAYLLKPILRAKAEAFHER; encoded by the coding sequence ATGCGAACCGGTAATAAGCTCAACCGCCTGATGAAATGGCTCTTCGGGGATAAAAGCGCCTCCACGTTCTCCGCGAATGAAGTCAATAAAGCCCTGATCGATGACTCCCCACGCGTGGTACGCATCACCGTGTGGGCCATCCTCGCCTTCTTTATGGCGATGATTATCTGGGCTTCACTGGCAAACATTGATGAAGTGACCCGCGGCGATGGCCGGGCGATCCCTTCGTCGCGTTTGCAAAAAGTACAAAACCTCGAGGGGGGGATTGTCTCTGAAGTGTTTGTCCATGAAGGCGAAATGGTCAAGGCCGGCGCGCCGCTGCTGCGTCTGGACGACACCCGTTTTCGCTCTAATGCCGGAGAATCTGAAGCCGATCGGCTGGCGCTCGACGCGCGTATTCAGCGTCTGACCGCCCAGCTTGCCGACAAAGAAACACTGACGCTGTCAGCAGAAATCACGCAGAAATCGCCGGATATCGCTAACGGAGAGATGGAACTGTTTACCAGTATGAAGCAGCGCATCCAGAGCGAACTCGGTGGGCTGAATGAACAACTGGTACAAAAGAAACAGGAACTTCTCGATTACCAGGCGAAAGCCAGCCAGACACGCCGCAGCCTCGGTTTGCTACAGCAGGAAATCAGTATGTCTGAGCCTCTGGTCGCGAAAGGCGCGATTTCCAAGGTAGAAATTCTGCGTTTGCGTCGTTCGGAAGTCGATACCCGGGGTCAACTGGAATCTGTCACGCTGGCGATCCCCCGTGCGGAAGCGGCGATAAAAGAGATCGAGAACAAGATGGGTGAAACCCGCGACCGTTATCGCAGTGAAGCGCTCTCTCAGCTTAATGAAGCGCGCACTGAACTCAGCAAAACAGAAGCGACCGGGAAAGCCATTGAGGATCGGGTTAACCGTACGCTGGTCACCTCACCGGTACGCGGTATCGTGCAGCAAATGATGGTCAACACCATTGGCGGCGTTATCCAGCCGGGTAGCGATCTGGTCGAGATTGTCCCGCTGGATGACACCCTGCTCATTGAAACCAAAATCCGCCCGCAGGACATCGCCTTCCTGCATCCGGGTCAGGAAGCGATGGTGAAATTCACCGCCTATGACTACACCATCTACGGGGGACTAAAGGCAAAACTGGAACAGATAAGCCCGGATACCGTTACCGACAAAGAGGGGAAAAGTTATTACATCGTGCGTCTGCGTACCGACAAAAACCATCTGGGTAGCGATGAGAAACCGCTGTTGATCATCCCGGGCATGGTGGCCACCGTCGATATTATTACCGGTAGAAAAACGATTCTGGCCTATCTGCTGAAACCGATTCTGCGCGCGAAAGCGGAAGCCTTCCACGAACGCTAA
- a CDS encoding type I secretion system permease/ATPase: protein MASHTDSVDNTTSSGNDDTRYDPQQNHDDPLLDCLMVVCKLHNIITSRNVLTSGLPLEENRLTLSTFPRAAQRAGLRARVLQRPLDTISAISLPAIVLLKNAQAAVLLGWDDQQRARLLTAETKGGEVTVSREVLEADYSGKVLFIQPEHEYDTQPNAAIPRTKSWFRDTLQLSKYLYLDSVVASFLINLIALATPLFVMNVYDRVVPNQATATLWMLAIGITIAFAFDFVLKILRGICLDLAGKKTDLIISAALYERLMGMKMKLRPSRVGGFAQNFQEYQSVRDFLSSLTLTALIDLPFTLLILLVIGVIGGPLVFIPLIVYPVAVLVNWLIQRPLMSQVQKTYRLSHERQAMLVETLTGLDAIKVNNAQSERQYQWEQVIGSLSKLELRVKSLSYVAVNFTSWLQQFSGVIMIVGGVYWIIAGNLSMGGLIACYLLQRRAMMPIGQLCGLITRYQRAKMTRATINHMMDLEQETQNDEVPLRRETLSGALEFHDVSFRYPQNQYVSLNGISLKIAPGEKVGIIGRSGSGKSSLAKLLVGFYQPDSGTVLVDGIDARQLDVNDIRHNIGYAPQDIHLFSGSLRDNLLIGAGYVDEETMIRAATIAGVHEFARRHPSGYNMQVGERGMNLSGGQRQAVALARALLLDPPILLMDEPTSSMDNTSEDLIKKALVPIVSHKTLLLVTHRASLLSLVDRLIVLDNGKIIADGPKESVLNALKKGQIHANR from the coding sequence ATGGCATCACACACTGATTCAGTTGATAACACGACTTCTTCTGGTAATGATGATACTCGATACGATCCTCAGCAAAATCATGATGATCCCCTTCTTGATTGCTTAATGGTGGTCTGCAAACTGCATAACATCATTACCAGCCGTAATGTGCTGACCTCAGGGTTGCCGTTAGAAGAAAACCGCCTGACGTTAAGTACATTTCCGCGCGCCGCGCAGCGTGCAGGCCTTAGAGCACGAGTGCTTCAGCGCCCGTTAGATACGATTTCCGCGATCTCCCTGCCAGCCATCGTGCTGTTAAAAAATGCGCAGGCCGCCGTTCTGCTTGGCTGGGATGACCAGCAGCGCGCGCGTCTTCTTACCGCGGAAACCAAAGGGGGTGAAGTCACGGTATCCAGAGAGGTGCTGGAGGCAGATTACAGTGGAAAAGTCCTCTTTATTCAGCCTGAACATGAATACGACACGCAGCCTAACGCCGCCATTCCACGGACAAAATCCTGGTTTCGCGACACGCTGCAGTTATCGAAGTATCTCTATCTCGACTCCGTTGTCGCCAGTTTTCTGATTAACCTGATCGCGCTGGCTACGCCACTGTTCGTCATGAACGTCTATGATCGCGTCGTGCCAAATCAGGCGACGGCCACGTTATGGATGCTGGCGATTGGTATTACTATCGCGTTCGCTTTTGACTTTGTGTTGAAAATCCTGCGCGGTATCTGCCTCGATCTTGCCGGTAAGAAAACCGATTTAATTATCTCCGCCGCGTTGTATGAACGGCTGATGGGAATGAAGATGAAACTGCGCCCCAGCCGGGTCGGTGGCTTTGCGCAGAATTTCCAGGAGTACCAATCGGTACGCGACTTCCTTTCATCGCTCACGCTCACCGCACTGATCGACCTCCCCTTTACCCTGCTGATTTTGCTGGTGATCGGTGTCATCGGTGGACCGCTGGTGTTTATCCCCCTGATCGTGTATCCCGTTGCCGTTCTTGTTAACTGGCTTATCCAGCGACCGCTCATGTCGCAGGTGCAAAAAACTTACCGCCTGTCTCACGAACGCCAGGCGATGCTGGTTGAGACCCTGACGGGGCTTGATGCCATCAAAGTGAATAACGCGCAAAGCGAGCGCCAGTATCAGTGGGAACAGGTGATTGGCAGCCTGAGTAAGCTCGAACTCCGGGTCAAGTCACTCTCCTATGTCGCCGTAAACTTTACCAGTTGGCTGCAGCAGTTTAGCGGTGTGATCATGATTGTTGGCGGTGTTTACTGGATTATCGCGGGTAATCTCAGCATGGGGGGGCTCATCGCGTGCTACCTGTTACAACGCCGCGCAATGATGCCCATCGGGCAGCTCTGTGGCCTGATTACGCGTTATCAGCGTGCAAAAATGACCCGAGCCACCATTAACCACATGATGGATCTCGAGCAGGAAACGCAGAATGACGAAGTCCCGCTAAGACGCGAAACGCTCTCTGGCGCACTTGAGTTTCATGATGTCAGTTTCCGTTATCCCCAAAACCAGTATGTTTCACTCAACGGCATTTCCCTGAAGATAGCGCCGGGTGAAAAAGTCGGGATTATCGGGCGCAGTGGTTCCGGGAAAAGTTCACTGGCAAAACTGCTGGTCGGTTTTTACCAGCCGGACAGCGGCACAGTGCTGGTGGATGGCATTGACGCCCGTCAGCTCGACGTGAACGACATCAGACATAACATTGGCTATGCACCTCAGGATATTCACCTGTTTAGCGGATCCCTGCGTGACAATCTGCTTATCGGCGCGGGCTATGTTGATGAAGAGACAATGATCCGCGCCGCCACTATCGCCGGGGTACATGAATTCGCCCGTCGCCATCCTTCCGGCTACAACATGCAGGTCGGTGAGCGTGGAATGAATTTATCCGGCGGCCAGCGTCAGGCCGTCGCGCTGGCCAGGGCGCTTCTGCTCGATCCCCCGATTCTGTTGATGGATGAACCCACCAGCTCCATGGATAACACCAGCGAGGATCTGATCAAAAAAGCGCTTGTGCCCATCGTCAGCCACAAAACGTTGCTGCTGGTGACGCATCGCGCGTCACTCCTTTCGCTGGTTGACCGTCTGATTGTCCTCGACAACGGCAAAATTATCGCCGACGGCCCGAAAGAAAGCGTCCTGAACGCACTGAAAAAGGGGCAGATTCATGCGAACCGGTAA